The DNA sequence CGTGCATGTGCTGTCGACTTTCGAGAACCGCAGCTTCGATCTCGCCGACAACCCTATGGTGTTCCGCCCTCAGTCTGATCTGGTGATCCTCAACTTCATCGCCAACTACATCATACAGAATGGCGCGGTAAACAAAGAGTTCGTCAGCAAGCATACTAAGTTTGCCCTGGGCACCACAGATATCGGCTATGGACTGCGTCCAGACCATCCGCTGGAGAAGAAGGCCAAGAACCCAGGCAACGGCAAGTCGACCGCCATCAGCTTCGACGAGTACGCCAAGTTCGTCAGCACCTATACCCTGGAATATGCCGCCAAGATGAGTGGCGTCGAGCCTGAAAAACTCGAGACTCTGGCCAAGGCTTACGCCGATCCAAGCGTGAAGATCATGAGCCTTTGGACCATGGGCATCAACCAGCACGTACGTGGTGTGTGGGCCAACAACATGCTCTACAACATCCACCTGCTGACAGGTAAGATCGCCACCCCAGGTAACAGCCCATTCTCGCTGACGGGTCAACCATCAGCCTGTGGTACCGCCCGTGAAGTGGGTACCTTCGCCCACCGTCTACCGGCCGACATGGTTGTGGCCAATCCTAAGCACAGAGCCGTCACCGAGAAGCTGTGGCAGCTGCCGGAAGGCACGATCCCGCCTAAGCCCGGCTTCCACGCCGTGCTGCAGAGCCGTATGCTCAAAGATGGCAAGCTCAACTGTTACTGGACCATGTGTACCAACAACATGCAGGCCGGTCCTAACATCAACGATGAGATCTACCCTGGCTTCCGTAACCCAGACAACTTCATCGTGGTCTCGGATCCTTACCCAACGGTTACCGCCATGGCCGCCGACCTGATCCTGCCGACCGCCATGTGGGTCGAGAAGGAAGGTGCCTATGGTAACGCCGAGCGCCGCACCCATATGTGGCACCAGCAGGTGAAGGCACCCGAAGGCGCCAAGTCAGATCTGTGGCAGCTGGTGGAGTTCTCTAAGCGCTTCAAGGTGTCAGAAGTCTGGCCCGCCGAGCTGGTGGCCAAGAAGCCTGAATACGCCGACAAGACGCTCTTTGATGTGCTGTTTGCCAACGGAGTGATCAACAAGTTCCCCACCTCAGACTGCAAGGGCGAGCTGAACGACGAGTCGGAAGCCTTCGGCTTCTACCTGCAGAAGGGTATCTTCGAAGAGTACGCCCAGTTTGGTCGCGGCCATGCCCACGACTTAGCCGACTTCGACACCTACCATGAGACCCGCGGCCTGCGCTGGCCTGTGGTCGAAGGCAAGGAGACGCTGCGCCGCTTCGTCGAAGGTAGCGACCCCTATGTCAAAGCCGGCGAAGGCTATAATTTCTATGGTAAGCCAGACGGTAAGGCGGTGATCTTCGCCCTGCCTTACGAGCCTGCCGCGGAAGAGCCTAACGCAGAATACGATCTCTGGATGTCGACGGGCCGCGTGCTCGAGCATTGGCATACAGGGTCTATGACCGCCCGCGTACCCGAGCTGTACCGCGCCTACCCAGATGCACAAATCTTCATGCATCCGGACGACGCCAAGGCCCGTGGTCTTAAGCGTGGTGATGAAGTGGTCGTGGCCTCGCCTCGCGGTGAAGTCAAGACACGTGTTGAAACCAAAGGCCGGAACAAACCGCCACGAGGCGTGGTATTTATGCCATTCTTCGACGCGCGCCAACTGGTCAACAAGTTGTTACTGGACGCCACAGATCCCCTCTCGAAAGAGACGGATTTCAAGAAGTGTCCGGTAAAAGTGATGAAAGCCTAAAGCGGTTCATCGAACCCTTTAATCGCTTGAGTCAAACATCAGATATAAAGAGCTAGATATGAGCCAGGTCAATCGCAATAGCAAAGCCAAGGGGGTCAACCGCCGCCAGTTCTTAGCCACTACGGCTAAGGCGGGCTGCGCCATGGGCCTCTTGGGATTGGGCGTCAGTGGGGTTGCCAAGCAATCCTCGCACCTTGATCCTATGGCGATTCGACCGCCTGGCGCGTTAGATGAGCAAGATTTCTTGTCGGCCTGTGTACGCTGCGGACTCTGCGTACAGGCCTGCCCCTACGACACCCTGAAACTGGCGCGCTGGTTTGAGGGTGCGCCGACGGGCACGCCCTATTTCACGGCGCGCACTGTGCCCTGT is a window from the Shewanella loihica PV-4 genome containing:
- the napA gene encoding nitrate reductase catalytic subunit NapA — encoded protein: MSISRREFLKANAAVAAATTVGVTLPVKIVEAAEQNDNIKWDKAPCRFCGVGCSVLVGTNNGKVVATKGDPESPVNKGLNCIKGYFLSKIMYGKDRLTTPLLRMKDGQYDKEGEFTPVSWDKAFDTMAEKWKNTLKTKGPTAVGMFGSGQWTVWEGYAASKLHKAGFLTNNIDPNARHCMASAVGGFMRTFGIDEPMGCYDDLEAADQFVLWGANMAEMHPILWARLSDSRLSKPNSRVHVLSTFENRSFDLADNPMVFRPQSDLVILNFIANYIIQNGAVNKEFVSKHTKFALGTTDIGYGLRPDHPLEKKAKNPGNGKSTAISFDEYAKFVSTYTLEYAAKMSGVEPEKLETLAKAYADPSVKIMSLWTMGINQHVRGVWANNMLYNIHLLTGKIATPGNSPFSLTGQPSACGTAREVGTFAHRLPADMVVANPKHRAVTEKLWQLPEGTIPPKPGFHAVLQSRMLKDGKLNCYWTMCTNNMQAGPNINDEIYPGFRNPDNFIVVSDPYPTVTAMAADLILPTAMWVEKEGAYGNAERRTHMWHQQVKAPEGAKSDLWQLVEFSKRFKVSEVWPAELVAKKPEYADKTLFDVLFANGVINKFPTSDCKGELNDESEAFGFYLQKGIFEEYAQFGRGHAHDLADFDTYHETRGLRWPVVEGKETLRRFVEGSDPYVKAGEGYNFYGKPDGKAVIFALPYEPAAEEPNAEYDLWMSTGRVLEHWHTGSMTARVPELYRAYPDAQIFMHPDDAKARGLKRGDEVVVASPRGEVKTRVETKGRNKPPRGVVFMPFFDARQLVNKLLLDATDPLSKETDFKKCPVKVMKA